A genomic segment from Streptomyces sp. NBC_00654 encodes:
- a CDS encoding FadR/GntR family transcriptional regulator, protein MEGLREPRRGATLSAQAADQLREQIASGRWPVGSRIPPEHELVATLGISRNTVREALRSLVHLGLLEARAGDGTYVRVASELEAVLVRRAATAHLSDVFELRAVLEEHAAGLAAQRRTSADVQRLRELLHKAQETNCAGEMTALADADGSFHLAVVEAGGNRLLAEVYKHLGSALAAAVAGLTWGSDIAAEHDHWHTTLVEAIAAGDAVAARSAASTLVRISRRAAPGQEGVHERDCAEGR, encoded by the coding sequence ATGGAGGGGTTGAGGGAGCCGCGCCGTGGCGCGACCCTGTCCGCCCAGGCCGCTGATCAACTACGGGAGCAGATCGCCTCCGGCCGCTGGCCGGTCGGTAGTCGGATACCTCCCGAACACGAGTTGGTCGCGACTCTCGGAATCAGTCGCAACACCGTGCGAGAGGCCTTGCGCTCTTTGGTGCATCTGGGCCTGCTGGAAGCCCGTGCCGGGGACGGCACCTACGTCCGGGTCGCCAGCGAGTTGGAGGCAGTGCTGGTGCGCAGGGCGGCAACGGCACACCTGTCCGATGTCTTCGAACTGCGCGCGGTATTGGAGGAGCATGCTGCGGGGCTGGCCGCGCAGCGTCGGACGAGCGCAGACGTGCAGCGATTGCGGGAGCTGCTGCACAAGGCGCAGGAGACCAACTGTGCCGGTGAGATGACCGCGTTGGCTGACGCCGATGGCTCATTCCACCTGGCGGTGGTGGAAGCCGGCGGGAACAGGTTGCTTGCCGAGGTCTACAAGCACTTGGGGAGCGCGCTGGCCGCAGCGGTCGCCGGGCTGACCTGGGGCAGTGATATCGCCGCCGAACACGACCACTGGCACACCACCCTCGTAGAGGCCATTGCAGCGGGAGATGCGGTGGCTGCCCGCTCCGCAGCCTCCACGCTCGTGCGGATCAGCCGTCGCGCTGCGCCGGGGCAAGAGGGGGTGCATGAGCGTGACTGTGCCGAAGGACGCTGA
- a CDS encoding MFS transporter has product MDESDGHQGGAPRVGLLLVGILLIAANLRAPLTGVGSVLPMIEHDTGLSSTAAGLLNALPLLAFAATSPLVGRSAQRHGTERVLWIALLVLTAGIVLRSLPGVVTLFAGTVIMAAAIAYGNVLLPSLVKSTVPERRIAAVTGLYVTVMGLIAAVSSGVSVPLADHLPGGWHTALGCWAVLALLGVLAWAPQLARRRPVTSTAPGAEQGHTLWRYPLAWQVSAFMGLQSLGFYTTIAWLPSIVHDHGASEGAAGWQLFLLQVTGLASSSTVPILARQLTDQRLLAVSGSLMCATGYLGLLLAPEMATAWSVLIGLGGGACLVLALTFQGQRAADASQAAALSGMAQSVGYLLAAVGPLLFGSVHDLAGGWTVPLGLLVALTLVQGLFGLGAGRAVRLPQSTSAQLAPERKQSA; this is encoded by the coding sequence GTGGACGAATCCGACGGTCACCAGGGCGGAGCGCCTCGCGTGGGGTTGCTCCTGGTCGGGATCTTGCTTATCGCGGCGAATCTGCGGGCGCCGCTGACAGGTGTCGGTTCGGTGCTGCCGATGATCGAACACGACACCGGCTTGTCCAGCACTGCGGCAGGACTGCTCAACGCTTTGCCACTACTGGCTTTCGCGGCCACGTCACCGCTGGTGGGCAGGAGCGCGCAGCGCCACGGAACCGAGCGCGTCTTGTGGATCGCTTTGCTGGTACTGACGGCCGGTATTGTGCTGCGCTCGCTGCCAGGCGTGGTGACCTTGTTCGCCGGCACCGTGATCATGGCAGCGGCGATCGCCTACGGCAACGTGCTGCTGCCCTCGCTGGTCAAAAGCACTGTTCCCGAACGGCGGATCGCCGCAGTCACCGGGCTTTACGTCACTGTCATGGGGTTGATAGCCGCGGTGTCCTCCGGGGTGTCCGTGCCCCTGGCTGACCATCTTCCCGGAGGATGGCATACCGCGTTGGGCTGCTGGGCGGTGCTGGCGCTGCTCGGGGTCCTGGCCTGGGCACCGCAACTGGCCCGCCGTCGGCCCGTAACTTCCACCGCCCCCGGAGCGGAGCAGGGGCATACTCTGTGGCGTTACCCACTGGCCTGGCAGGTCAGTGCGTTCATGGGACTGCAGTCCCTCGGTTTTTACACCACGATCGCGTGGTTGCCCAGCATCGTGCACGACCACGGCGCCTCCGAAGGCGCCGCCGGCTGGCAGCTGTTCCTGCTCCAGGTGACCGGTCTGGCCTCCAGCAGTACTGTGCCGATCCTCGCCCGTCAACTCACTGACCAACGGCTGCTGGCCGTCAGCGGTTCATTGATGTGCGCCACCGGATACCTGGGGCTGCTCCTGGCCCCCGAGATGGCGACCGCCTGGAGTGTGCTGATCGGCCTTGGCGGCGGCGCCTGCCTGGTGTTGGCGCTGACGTTCCAAGGCCAGCGTGCGGCCGACGCGTCCCAGGCCGCCGCGCTGTCCGGCATGGCCCAAAGCGTCGGCTATCTCCTGGCCGCCGTTGGGCCCCTGCTGTTCGGCTCAGTCCACGACCTCGCCGGTGGGTGGACTGTCCCGCTCGGCCTTCTTGTCGCGCTGACCCTCGTTCAGGGCCTCTTCGGCCTCGGAGCTGGTCGCGCCGTCCGCCTTCCGCAATCAACGAGCGCTCAGCTGGCACCGGAAAGGAAACAATCCGCATGA